One stretch of Ictalurus punctatus breed USDA103 chromosome 5, Coco_2.0, whole genome shotgun sequence DNA includes these proteins:
- the mapk4 gene encoding mitogen-activated protein kinase 4 isoform X2, whose protein sequence is MARWSSFAFRYGFDLGSYFHDLRPLGTGASGLVLSAIDRRSGQQVAIKKLALRDAMSIKHALREVKITCRLQHENIVRVYEALGPCGQTLPQNLAQVTEIYIVQELMETDLARILEQGPLPVAHATLLFYQLLRGLKFIHSANVLHRDLKPANIFINTEQMLLKIGDFGLARIVDPHYSHKGYLSEGMVTKWYRSPRLLLSPNNYTKAIDMWAAGCILAEMLTGRMLFAG, encoded by the exons ATGGCCAGGTGGAGCTCTTTTGCATTCAGATATGGCTTTGACCTGGGCAGTTACTTCCATGACCTTCGACCCCTGGGCACGGGTGCATCTGGCCTGGTGTTGTCTGCCATTGATAGACGAAGTGGGCAACAAGTGGCAATTAAGAAGCTGGCACTGCGTGATGCCATGAGCATTAAACATGCATTGCGTGAAGTAAAAATCACATGCCGTCTCCAGCATGAGAACATAGTAAGGGTGTATGAGGCACTGGGCCCATGTGGCCAGACTTTACCCCAGAACCTAGCCCAAGTCACAGAGATCTACATCGTGCAAGAGCTTATGGAGACAGATCTGGCCCGGATATTGGAGCAGGGCCCATTGCCTGTGGCCCATGCCACTTTGCTTTTTTACCAGCTTCTGCGAGGCCTCAAGTTCATCCACTCAGCCAATGTGCTGCACCGTGACCTGAAGCCAGCCAACATCTTCATAAACACTGAGCAGATGCTGCTAAAGATAGGAGACTTTGGCTTGGCACGTATTGTTGACCCACACTACTCACACAAG GGCTACCTCTCAGAAGGAATGGTGACTAAATGGTATCGCTCCCCTCGTCTGCTGCTCTCTCCGAACAACTACACCAAGGCCATCGACATGTGGGCCGCAGGTTGCATACTGGCTGAGATGCTAACAGGCCGAATGCTTTTCGCAGGTTAG